The Streptomyces sp. NBC_01463 DNA window GTCGTGTACCAGAAGTCGGGGAGCGAGGCGCGCAGATAGCTGCCGTACCGGGCGTTGGCCAGACGCGGGTCGAGCACCGCGACGACACCCTTGTCCCCCGTGGCGCGGACGAGACGGCCGGCGCCCTGAGCCATCAGCAGCGCGGCATGCGTGGCGGCCACGGCCATGAAGCCGTTGCCCCCCGCGTCCTCGACCGCCTTCTGCCGCGCGCTCATCAGCGGATCGTCGGGACGCGGGAACGGGATCCGGTCCATGATCACCAACTGGCAGCTCGCACCGGGCACGTCGACGCCCTGCCAGAGCGAGAGCGTGCCGAAGAGACAGGTCTCCGGATCGGCCGCGAAGTTCTTGATCAGCTCGCCCAGGGTCTCCTCGCCCTGGAGCAGGATCGGCTTCTCCAGCCGGCCCCGGAGCTCCTCGGCGGCGGCCTGGGCCGCCCGCATCGAGGAGAACAGTCCGAGCGTGCGGCCGCCTGCCGCCTCCACCAGCTCGGCGAGCTCCTCCAGCATGTCGGTGCGGGCGCTGTCCCGGCCGGGGGTGGCCAGATGCCGCGCGACGTACAGGATTCCCTGCTTCGGATAGTCGAAGGGCGAGCCGACGTCGAGCCCCTTCCACTGCGGCACGTCATCGCCCGCGGTGCCTTCCGGGGAGAGGCCGAGCGAGGCCCCCACCCCGTTGAAGTCCCCGCCCAGCTTGAGCGTGGCCGAGGTGAGGACGACGGAGCGGTCGGCGAACAGCTTCTCGCGCAGCAGCCCGGAGACGGAGAGGGGTGCGACCCGCACCGAGGCGCCGAACCGGTCGTGGCGTTCGAACCAGACCACGTCGTACTCGGAGCCCTGGGTGATGCGCTCGGCCACGCCGTGGATCGTCTCGACCGAGGCCAGTGCCTGCTTGCGGACCGCGTCCTCGTCCTGGACGGACTTGTCGCGGGTGGAGCCCAGTGCGGTGATCACCGTGCGCGCGGCGTCGCGCAGCGCCATCAGCGCGTAGCCGAGGTCCTCCGGGACCTCCTCCAGGCGGCCGGGCAGCGCCAGCTCCATCACCCGCTCGAACCCCTCCGACGCGGTCTGCAGGGCGTCGGCGGCCTTCTCGTTGACCAGCTTCGCGGCGCGGCGGACCGCGCGGTTGACCTGGCCGGGGGTGAGCTCGCCCGTGGCGACCCCGGTGACCCGGGAGACCAGCTCATGGGCCTCGTCGACGATCAGCACCTCGTGGCTCGGGAGCACCGGGGCGCCCTCGATGGCGTCGATGGCGAGCAGCGCGTGGTTCGTCACCACCACGTCGGCGAGCTTGGCGCGCTCCCTGGCCTGCTCGGCGAAGCACTCGGCGCCGTACGCGCACTTGGTGGCGCCCAGACACTCCCGGGAGGAGACGGAGATCTGCGCCCAGGCCCGGTCCGAGACGCCGGGGGTGAGGTTGTCCCGGTCGCCCGTCTCGGTCTCGTCGGCCCAGTCCCGCATGCGCAGCAGGTCCTGGCCGAGCTTGCTCGACGGGGCCGCCGCCTCGAACTGGTCGAAGAGCCCCTCTTCCTCCTCCTGCGGCACGCCCTCGTGCAGGCGGTGCAGGCAGAGGTAGTTCGACCGGCCCTTCAGCATGGCGAACTGCGGGCGGCGGCGCAGCAACGGGTGCAGGGCGTCGACCGTACGCGGAAGGTCGCGCTCCACGAGCTGCCGCTGCAGGGCCAGGGTGGCCGTGGCCACCACGACGCGCTCGCCGTGTGCCAGGGCGGGCACCAGGTAGCCGAGCGATTTGCCCGTACCGGTGCCCGCCTGCACGAGCAGATGGGAGTGGTCGTCTACGGCCTCGGCGACCGCACCGGCCATGGCGGCCTGGCCGGGCCGCTCCGTACCGCCGACGGCGGTCACGGCGGCCTGCAGGAGCTCGGGGAGGGATGGCTTCGTCATAGCCGGACCAGCCTACGGGGCGCCACTGACAACGGCGGTCACTCCCGGACTCACACGGAGGGGTGGAGCGGGTTGGGTACCGTGCCGTGGACCGCCGCGTGCGGTCGCTCGGGCCGGTCGCGGTAGCCGTCCAGATGCAGGCGGTTGCGGTTCAGACAGAGGCGCTCGATGCGGGGCGTCAGCATGTCGAACATCTCGAACCTGTCCTTCAGCTCGGGGAAGCGGGCGTGGTGGCGCAGGATCTCCGCCCGGACGAGTGACCAGAATTCGCTCTCCGGGACGCCCAGCTGTTCCTCGCAGAGCGGGGACAGGAATCGGAAGACTCCGGTGAAGAGGCCGGAGTGGATGAACTGGGTGAGGAAGGCCGGTTCCTCGGTGAGCAGGATGCGGCGCACGTCCGCCGGCATCGTGTCGTGCTCGGGCAGCGGCCGGGCGCTGACGTTCACGTCGTCGACGAAGTCCTTGATCGCCAGCCGCACGGGGACGTCCCGCTCGTCGAAGACGACGATGGCGTTCTCGCCGTGCGGGGAGAAGACCGTGCCGTAGCGGTAGAGGAAGTGCAGCAGCGGCGGGAGCAGGGCGGCGAAGAGCCGGGTCAGCCAGACCGAGGGCGCCAGGCCGGAGCGCTCGACCAGCTCGGCGGTGAAGGCGCGGCCCTGCGGGTCGGTGTGCAGTAGGGAGGCGAGGGTGCGGGCCCGCTCACCGGGTGCGAGGCGCGGGAGGAGGGGTTCGCGCCAGATCGCGCCGAGGATCTCCTTGAACTGGTACGGCGTCTCGGGGAGGTGGTCGTAGAGCGGGTGCTCGACCGTGACCGAGGCGACCTCGCCGAGGAGGATGACACCGCAGGTGTCGCGCAGGAACGGATCGTTGTCGCGCAGCCCCTGCACCCAGCCGGTGACGGCGGGCGCGGCGAGGGTGCGTTCGGTCGGCAGGCCGCGCCAGACCAGCGTGTTGAGGATGGACAGCGGGAGCTTGACCGTGTGCCGGTCGGGCCGGTCCAGGTTGGCGAAGGTGCGGATGGACTGCTGCGGGAGCCGCAGGTCCGGATCGGCGTGCAGGGGCACGATGTCGCCGGCGGCGATGGCCGGGGCGAACAGCGGCACGATCCACTCGTCCCACTGCCAGGGGTGGACGGGCAGGAAGAGGTAGTCCTCCGGGTCGAGGGCGTTGCTGTGCAGGGCGGCGGCGAAGGACGCGCGGACCTCGGGGTCGAGCTCCTGGTCGTAGAGCCGGCCGGGGCGGGCGAGCGCGTTCACGCCCCGGTAGGCGGCGAGCCGGGAGGAGACGGCGATCCAGGGCAGTGTGACCGGGGTGCGGGCCTCGGGGGTGAAGCGGGCCGCGTCGGTGGCGGAGAAGCCGAGCCGTCCCTTGTTGGCGACGATCCAGGGGTGGCCCGTCTGGTGGCCCTCGAGTTCGGCGTAGTCGAGTTCGGCGAGTTCGGCGGCGGTGAGCGCGCCGTGGTCGAGGCGGGCGTCGGCGGTGAGGGTGGTGGTGAGCTCGCGGACGAGATGGCCGAGCGTGGCACCGTCCAGTTCGAGGAGGCGGCGGGCCCGGGCGAGGAAGAGCAGCGGGTCGCGGAAGGGGACGCTGCCGGCGACCTGGTCCCCGGCCGGTGCCCCGGTGGCCGCGTCGGCCTCCGTCGCCGCGCTGCTCGCCGCCCGGATCGAGTCGGGGGCGACCCGCCAGCTGCCGTACACCCCGCGCCGGGCGGTGAAGCTCAGGCTTCCGCCGTCGTCGAGGAGCAGGGTGTACGCGGTGCCCCCGGCGGCGCGCGGAACGGGCTGGATGACTTCCTCGTAGGCGAATTCGCCGAGCATCTTGGCGAGCAGCCGGGCGGCGGCTCGGTCCCAGACCGCCCGGTTCAGTTCCGGGGTGCTGAGCAGCGCGGGCGACGGGGCTGCATCACGGCTCGCGGGATATTTCGGCACGGAGACTCCTCGGGAGGGAACCGACGGGGTTCGAGCGGTGGGGAGGGGGCAGCGGATCGTTCACAGCCGGGCACGGTGGGCTCGGTCGCGGATCATCAGCGCGGCCCGCTTGTCCGGGAGTTCGACCTCCGCGGAGTAGCGGAATCCGGCGCTCAGGAACGCGGAGACGGACGGGGTGTTGCGGACATCGGGCTCGGCGACGACCCGGGTGCACCGGGGCCGGTTGTCGAGGACGAGGTCGGAGACCGCCCGGAGCAGGGTGGTGCCGGTCCCGCGGCCGCGGTGGTCCACGTCCCCGATGAGGAGGTGGATCCCGGTGTCGTGCGGGCGGACCGGGCAGTGCCGGGCGAGCGGGTCGAGGTCGGCCCGGTAGATCTCCCAGTAGCTCATCGGGACGCCCGAGAGCACGCCCAGGCAGGGCACGCTGCGTCCGTCGCCGTCGAGCTGGGGCATCAGGTGCCCGGCGGTGACGGTCTCGGCTCCGGCGAGCTCCCAGAAGGCCGCGACGGCGGGGTCGTTCATCCAGCGGCTGATCAGCGCGAGATCGCGCTCCAGCCGCACGGGGACGAGCTGGAACACGCCGGCCGGGGTCGTGACCGGCTTCCACTCCGCCGGCCGGTCGAGCAGCCCCGGGTCCTCGTGCCGCGGGCGCGGTGCGGGGGTCTCCTCCCCCAGCAGCGCCAGGAGTTCGGCGGTGAGCCGAAGGTCCAGCGTGTCGTCGGCGCCGGTTCCGGGGACGGTGTGCGCATCGGCGGGAGGCACGGTGACGCTCTCCTCTTCTGAGCGGTTCGGACGGATCCCGGCTCGGCGGAGTTCCTTCAGCCGTGGAGGGGGTTGGCGATGGTGACGTAGACGGACTGGGTGTCCACGGGTCCGACGAGTTCGTCGAGGCCGTGCAGACGCGTCAGCATGTTGGCCTTGCAGCGCAGCCGGGGTGTTTCCAGCAGGTGGGCGGGGAGCGGTGAGCCCAGTGCGGTGACCGATCCCAGGAACCGCCGGAAGGCGGCGAGGAGCACGTCCTCGTCGGCGAGCCGCTGGGCGCCGAACGCCCCGATCAGTCCGAACACGTTGTTGATGCCGAGGTAGTACGCGAAGCGTTCGTCGGTGACGGCGTCGGAGACGAAGGTGTCGCTGACGGATCCGATGCCGGGGAGCCTGCGGTCGAGGGCGGCGCGGTGGGACTCGCGGAAGTAGTAGCCCTGATTGTCCCGGTAGCGGCCGCCGGACGGCCAGCCCTCGGCGTCGAGCAGGACCAGGGTGTTCTGCTGGTGGGCTTCGAGGGCGACTCCGGCGTGGGCGTCGAGCCAGAGCACCGGCCGCACCACGCGGTCCAGGTAGCGCAGGAACCACTCGGTGGCGACGGCGGTCGTGGTCCGCCCGGTGGCGGCGGCGAGGCGGCGGACGATGTCGGCGAGGCGGGAGCGCATCTCCGGCCGGTCCGGCCAGGGGCGCGGGGCGGTGAGCCCGGCGATGCAGACGGCGTCGTCGTGCCGGCCGAACGGGTTGTGGCGCAGCATGACGTCGAGTCCGGGGACGGGTTCGCCCCCGGGGGTGTCGACCGCCAGCCACGCGGGGTCCCGGACGATGTCGAAGCCGGGGTGGGCGGAGTGCCACTGCCGGGCGAGTCCGGTGCGCAGCAGCCGGTGGACCTCCACGCCGCGGTGGAGTTCCTTGCGGAGGTTCTCCCGGCGGGAGTTGGTGATGCGTACGCCGAGGGAGAGCTTCAGCATGAGGTCGGCGCCGGGCTGCTGGACGGTGCGCACCGAGGAGGTGGGGTGCCAGCGCTCGCCGTACGGTCCGAGGTCGTGCAGGAGTCCGGAGTCGAACAGGGCCGCGACCTCGGGCCGGTTGGCCAGGTCGCGGGCCTGCCAGGGGTGCAGCGGAATCGCCACGGTGTGCCCGGGGATCCGCAGGCCCTCGGCGTGGCGGGCGACGAGTTCGGCGGCACCGACCGGGCGGCCCTGTTCGGTCCACGCGGAGTCGGTGGCGAGGACGGACCGGTGGGCGGCCATCCAGTGCAGCGGGAAGGAGCCGTGCGCCTCGGGTGAGTAGAGGCGGGTCTCGGAGTCGGAGAGGCCTTCCCTGCTCTTGGGCGAGGGGTGCAGCGGATGACCGAGGAGGAGCGACTGTTCCGCGGTGAGGAAGAGGTCCGCCCCGGCGGGTGCGGTGGGCCGGTGCCGTTGTCCTTCGATGAATCCGGCGGTCCGCCGCACCGAGTCGGCCACCCGGCCCACCATGTCGGCGCTCTCGTGGTGGCCGGCCTCCCGGCCGAGGAGGGCGGCGACGGTGACGGCGTCGACGGCGGGGGCGTTGTCGGGGGCCGTTTCCAGGAGCGGCGGGCCGAAGCGGTGCCAGCCCGTGGCGGACCAGTGGCGGACGGGGACGAGGAGGGCGGTGCCGCTCGCGGGGAGCGGGATGCGGAGGGTCTCCCCCTCCGGGCGGGACAGGTCGCCCTCGCGGACCCAGCAGCGCAGCAGGTTCTCGACGCCCGCCGTGTCGGCGGCGCACAGCGGGTCCGGGTGGTCCAGCGGGTCCGGACCGTCCGGCGGATCGGCGGCCGGTGCCGGACCGGCGGCCGTGGGCCTGGGGGCGGGCCACTGACCGTGCGGCACCTCTTTCTGGCGCGGCACGGTCGACGGTTCGACGGCGAGGTGGCCGAGTGTTGCGGCCTCTCCCCCGTGGTGGCTGGAGGGAGGGCCGTCGGCCTCGGGCGCGGGGGTGGGGTTCACGGCGGTCTTTCCTGTGATGGTTTCCGGGGTCAGCGGATCGACCCGGTCGCGGTCCGTCGGTGCGGGGAGCGCTCAGCGGCTGCCAGGGCGTCGGCGAGGCGGTCGACGACCGCTGTCGCCTGTTCGTCGGTGAGCGTGAGGGGTGGGAGCAGGCGGACGACCGTGGAGTGGCGGCCGCCGAGTTCGACGATGAGGCCGCGGCGCAGGCACTCCTGCTGGACGGCGGTGGCGAGGACCGGGTCGGGCGGCGCCTCGCCGCCCACGCCCACCGGGGCGGCTTCCGGGTCGACGAGTTCCACGCCGATCATCAGGCCCCGGCCACGGACGTCACCGATGCTCGGGTGGCTTGCCGCCAGGCTCCGCAGCCGCGCGAGCATCCGGGCGCCGAGTACGCCGGCGCGCTCGGCGAGGCGGTTCTCCCGTACGTACGCGAGGGTGGCCGTGCC harbors:
- a CDS encoding ATP-dependent DNA helicase, which produces MTKPSLPELLQAAVTAVGGTERPGQAAMAGAVAEAVDDHSHLLVQAGTGTGKSLGYLVPALAHGERVVVATATLALQRQLVERDLPRTVDALHPLLRRRPQFAMLKGRSNYLCLHRLHEGVPQEEEEGLFDQFEAAAPSSKLGQDLLRMRDWADETETGDRDNLTPGVSDRAWAQISVSSRECLGATKCAYGAECFAEQARERAKLADVVVTNHALLAIDAIEGAPVLPSHEVLIVDEAHELVSRVTGVATGELTPGQVNRAVRRAAKLVNEKAADALQTASEGFERVMELALPGRLEEVPEDLGYALMALRDAARTVITALGSTRDKSVQDEDAVRKQALASVETIHGVAERITQGSEYDVVWFERHDRFGASVRVAPLSVSGLLREKLFADRSVVLTSATLKLGGDFNGVGASLGLSPEGTAGDDVPQWKGLDVGSPFDYPKQGILYVARHLATPGRDSARTDMLEELAELVEAAGGRTLGLFSSMRAAQAAAEELRGRLEKPILLQGEETLGELIKNFAADPETCLFGTLSLWQGVDVPGASCQLVIMDRIPFPRPDDPLMSARQKAVEDAGGNGFMAVAATHAALLMAQGAGRLVRATGDKGVVAVLDPRLANARYGSYLRASLPDFWYTTDPNQARRSLAAIDAAAKADDK
- a CDS encoding IucA/IucC family siderophore biosynthesis protein; translated protein: MPKYPASRDAAPSPALLSTPELNRAVWDRAAARLLAKMLGEFAYEEVIQPVPRAAGGTAYTLLLDDGGSLSFTARRGVYGSWRVAPDSIRAASSAATEADAATGAPAGDQVAGSVPFRDPLLFLARARRLLELDGATLGHLVRELTTTLTADARLDHGALTAAELAELDYAELEGHQTGHPWIVANKGRLGFSATDAARFTPEARTPVTLPWIAVSSRLAAYRGVNALARPGRLYDQELDPEVRASFAAALHSNALDPEDYLFLPVHPWQWDEWIVPLFAPAIAAGDIVPLHADPDLRLPQQSIRTFANLDRPDRHTVKLPLSILNTLVWRGLPTERTLAAPAVTGWVQGLRDNDPFLRDTCGVILLGEVASVTVEHPLYDHLPETPYQFKEILGAIWREPLLPRLAPGERARTLASLLHTDPQGRAFTAELVERSGLAPSVWLTRLFAALLPPLLHFLYRYGTVFSPHGENAIVVFDERDVPVRLAIKDFVDDVNVSARPLPEHDTMPADVRRILLTEEPAFLTQFIHSGLFTGVFRFLSPLCEEQLGVPESEFWSLVRAEILRHHARFPELKDRFEMFDMLTPRIERLCLNRNRLHLDGYRDRPERPHAAVHGTVPNPLHPSV
- a CDS encoding acetyltransferase; the encoded protein is MPPADAHTVPGTGADDTLDLRLTAELLALLGEETPAPRPRHEDPGLLDRPAEWKPVTTPAGVFQLVPVRLERDLALISRWMNDPAVAAFWELAGAETVTAGHLMPQLDGDGRSVPCLGVLSGVPMSYWEIYRADLDPLARHCPVRPHDTGIHLLIGDVDHRGRGTGTTLLRAVSDLVLDNRPRCTRVVAEPDVRNTPSVSAFLSAGFRYSAEVELPDKRAALMIRDRAHRARL
- a CDS encoding iron transporter, producing the protein MNPTPAPEADGPPSSHHGGEAATLGHLAVEPSTVPRQKEVPHGQWPAPRPTAAGPAPAADPPDGPDPLDHPDPLCAADTAGVENLLRCWVREGDLSRPEGETLRIPLPASGTALLVPVRHWSATGWHRFGPPLLETAPDNAPAVDAVTVAALLGREAGHHESADMVGRVADSVRRTAGFIEGQRHRPTAPAGADLFLTAEQSLLLGHPLHPSPKSREGLSDSETRLYSPEAHGSFPLHWMAAHRSVLATDSAWTEQGRPVGAAELVARHAEGLRIPGHTVAIPLHPWQARDLANRPEVAALFDSGLLHDLGPYGERWHPTSSVRTVQQPGADLMLKLSLGVRITNSRRENLRKELHRGVEVHRLLRTGLARQWHSAHPGFDIVRDPAWLAVDTPGGEPVPGLDVMLRHNPFGRHDDAVCIAGLTAPRPWPDRPEMRSRLADIVRRLAAATGRTTTAVATEWFLRYLDRVVRPVLWLDAHAGVALEAHQQNTLVLLDAEGWPSGGRYRDNQGYYFRESHRAALDRRLPGIGSVSDTFVSDAVTDERFAYYLGINNVFGLIGAFGAQRLADEDVLLAAFRRFLGSVTALGSPLPAHLLETPRLRCKANMLTRLHGLDELVGPVDTQSVYVTIANPLHG